In Phenylobacterium hankyongense, the sequence CCGACCCTCCTGCCGGACGTGGGCCGACGCGCCGCGCGCCGCGGTCTGGTCGATCGTCGCCGATTGGGCGGCGCCGATCTGCTCGATGTAGGCGGACGAGCCGCCCGCCTGGGCTGCGCCCGCGGCGCAAAGCACCACGGCTGCGGCTATCGCGATCTGAACGGGCCTGGGCATGTCGCCTCCGGTTTGAACCTTGTTGACGAGGAGAAGCCGGAGACGCGCAGAACGCGTCTCCGGTCCGCTGCTACTGGCTGATCACCGCGGTGTTGGAGAAACCGCTCTGGGTCAGGTCGGCGATGTTGTTGTTGGTGAGCTGATTGATCGTCCCGATGTTGTCGCAGCCCGTTTGGTTGATGGTGGCGGTGTTGCCGTAGACGTCGGCGCCGTTCAGGCCCTGGTTGATGAAGGCCGAATTGCTGCCGCTCGCCTGGTAGATGTAGGCGTTGTTGTTGTGGCCGTAGGTGCTGATCGTGCCCTGCGAGCCCGCCGCGCCGGGTTGCTGCCACACCCGGGCGAAGTTGGCGTAGCCGCTTTGCAGGACATGGGCGGTTTCATTGTCGCCCAGCTGGGAGACTTCCGCCGTGTTGTCGCCGATCTGAGTGACGTCGGCGCGATCACCGTCGCCGAGTTGCTGGATCGTCGCGTAGTTGAAGTAGGCATTGGCGTCGGAGCTGCAGCAGTCGTCGGTGCTGCCCGGCGCCCGCCGAACGGAGCTGTTCTGCGAGATGCTGGCCGTGTCGTGGTTGCCGGCCTGAACGACGCCGCCAAAGTTGTAGTTGCCGTACTGGTAGATGCCCGGATCCCCGTTGAGGCCGGAAACGCCGGTCGCCGATGCGCTGGTGTCCACCCGCCCGACCACGTCGTGGTAGCCGCTCTGGGTGACCGTCGCGTAGCTGCCCTTGGCCCGGGCATTCGCGGGACCGTCCTGATAGACGGTCGCCTGGTTGTGGCCGCCCGCGGTCTGGTCGATGACCGAGGCGCCGGAGCCGTTCTGGAAGGTGAAGGCCGCCGGGCCGCCCGATGCGCCCTGGAGGATGGTGCTCGTCGCGCCCGTGCCGCCCGCCCCGTCGCTCTGGTAGATCTTCGCGAAATCGTTGTGGGTGGTCTGGGTGATGTTGGCCGTGCCGTTGGTGGCGCCGACCTGATCGACGTAGGCCACGTCGGAGCTCGAAGACTGGTTGACCGTGGAGACGCTCCCGGAGGCCAATGCCGAACCGGCGGCCAGGAGCGCCACCGCGGATGCGGAGGCGAAAACTGACAGTTTCATGATATTTTGTCCGTTGCTTGGCGTGGGCCTGGCCCTGCGATGAGCATCGGGTCCACGTCGGGTGACAGTGGGTACGCGTACTGAACGGCATCCCGCCTAGCGGAGGGACGCCGAGACGGACGCGGACGTCCGCCACTGGGAGCCGGCGGTCGAGGCGCCAACCTCGACCGCCGGCCTTCTAGCCGGGCGCGCGCGGGACCGGTGGGACCCCGTTTGCGGACGACGAGAAGCTGGTTGGCGAACCGGGCAGGGGCGACTTCGGCCCCGGCTCGGCCTTGGACATTTTGCGGGCGGCCTTGTTCCCGGCGGCCTTGCCTTTGCCGTCGGTGGCGGCCTGGACCTCTTTGGCGCTGTAGACGCCGTCCCGCTCCTGGCGATAGCGCCAGAGGTAGGGCCAGCCCGCCTGCTGGTCGGCGAAGCTCCAGAGCTTCTGGTCCACGCCCTCGAGCACCAGGGCGTAGACGGCCTTGTCGATCGCCTGCTGGAGGGCGAGTTGATTGGGCTCGTTGGTGGTGAACCCGGCCTCGGCCTCCAGGAGCTTCTTGAAGTCGACGTAGCGGAAGGCGTTCGCGCCGATCTGGAACGAAGCGATCGTCTTGGACGCCGTGACGGTCGACAGCACCTCGCCGGTCTTCACCGACACGGCGCGCAGGTACACGGTGACGGTGTCCTGCCGGTACTGGGTGTTGGCGCTGATCCCCAGGAAGCCTGCGCCGGCGCCGCCCGTGAGCGTGTTGGTGTCGTAGCCGATCACGCCGCCCTCGAGCAGCACGCCCGCGAACAGCAGGGCCGGCAGCGCCCGGGGATTGGCCCCTGTCTCGCCGAGGTAGCGCTCGCGCATCTCGGTGATGATCTGGCGTTCCTGCAGGAGGTTCTTCAACTGCTCCCGCTCGATGACCGTGAACCAGCCGCGCCCGCCGGCGTCCTGCAGCGACTTCACCAGCATGGATCCGGCGCCCTGGGTCACGGCGCGGGAAAAGGTCTGGTTGGTGTCGGTGGGCTTGAACTGGCCGGTCTGGTCGGTGAACCCGTAGACGGCGACCGCCACCGGCGCGGCGGGCGGCGGCAGGGCGGCCAGTTCCCGCTGCACGCCGGTCTTTTGCGGCAGCTGGGGAAGCTTGGACGTCTGCAGCCCGCCGGTCGAGACGCACGAGCACAGGCCCAGCGCCGAGGCCGCGATGAGAATGGTTTTGAGCGCCATCACCCAGCTCCCTGCAAGGTGGGAACGGTGACGGTGGTGACCTCACCGGTTCCCGCGTCGGTGATCGTCAGCAGCACGTTCTGCAGCGTGCGCGTGAACTCGATCGTCTGGGTCCCGAAGGTGACGACGCCGTGCTGCTGCGGATTGGCGCCGAAGATCGCATCCGAGACCTGCTGCGCCAGGCGCGACAGCAGGATCGACTGGAGCTGCTGGGCGAAGATCTGACCCTGGGTCGGAGGCGGCGCAGTCGTCGTCGCCGTCGTCGGATCCTTGTAGTTGTTCTGGGCTCCGGCCACGCCGAGAAGGTGAGCCGAGTTGAACGGGTTTCCGCCGAAGGTCGGATTGATCGGTGTGTAGACGAACTGTTGCGCCGCCGCTGACGACGCCAGACCGCCAAGAACACACGCTATGGGAATTGCTAGTCTCGTGCGCATTGAGTGGATCTCCAGTTGTCCTGGGTCATCGTCACATCAGGTGGCCGAAAGTTAGCGCAGTGGCTGATGCGGCCGAATAACCAAGGTTGGCTATTTTTTCAAAAAGCAATCAAACCGAAAGACGTATGCGAAGCGACGCGGCGCGAGTTACGATAGAATAGCGCGCATGCAGATGGGATATGGTTGCAACGGTGGAAGTGTATGTTCGCTTAGATGAAGACGTTACGCCGCGAGAACGTAGGGCAATACGCGGGCGAACAGTTGTTCCTTGGTCGTAACCTCGAGCTTTTCGTGCAGGTGCCTCACATGGGTGCGGACCGTGAGCGCGGACCGGTTGAGGCGCGTGGCGATTTCGTGAACGCTCAGGCCGCCCACCATCAGCAGCAGGGTCTGCTGCTCGGCGTGGGTGACGCCAAACGAGGTCTGCAGGTCCGCCAGTTCAATGCCGGCGGCGCGACGGCTCAGGTCGCGGATCGACAGGGCCAGGTGACCCTCGGTCGTCAGGCGCTGCGCATAGACCAATAGCGGCGGCAGGCCCAACGGGCGGCGGGCCGCGGTCCTCAGATGCGACTGGAGCGCGGCGCGGTGCGCCTCGGGCACGGCGAGCAGATCGCCCTCCAGCCGCCAGCCGGCGACCTTCCGCTCCAGCAGCGCGTCGGCCGCGTCATTGGAACGGACGACTTTCATGTCCGGCCCCACGATGAGCCGGGGCGTCGGATCGCTGCTCAGCCAAAGCTCTCCCCAGTCGATGTCTGGGGGACCGGACGGCAGGCCCGACGCTGTCGCAGGCGCCGGGGCTTCGGGCGCAACGGGCGCGGCTGAATACGAGATCATTTGTGTTAAGCTCCACCGGACTAGTCACGATGGCGCATGCAATCAGGCCTTTGAGATTTTCGTTCCCAACGGGCGTGCAATAAGCGCGGCCGTAAAGCGTCGGTGGGCGACGCGTAAAGGCGCGGTCACCATCTTGTGCGTCGGATGCCCCGCGCTCAGTTGAACCGCGGCTTCCTCAACAGCGCGGCTCGGTCGGCCGAGCGGATCTCCACGTCGAACGCGTCGGCATCGCGCTGGACGCGCAGCCGAATGGTCGCGCCGGCGGGACCTTGCGCCCACAGCCGGGTGTAGAAGTCCGCGAGGTCCGACACCGCGACGCCGCCCACGGCCAGGATGAGGTCGCCGGCCCGAAGCTCCGCACGGGCCGCGGGGCCTTTCGGACTCACGCCGACGACGACCACGTGGCGGCCGAAATCCTGCGCCAGCACTCCGAGCCACGGGCGGGGCGGATGGGCAGGCTTGCCGCGCGCCAGGTCGTCCAGGATCGGCGGCAGCAACTCCGTCGGCACGAACATGTTCAGCGGCGTCACCCCGCCCGGCGATTGCCGTTGCAGGCTCAGGGACCCGACGCCCATCAACTCGCCCGTCGCGCCGATCAGGGCCGCGCCGCTCCAGTGCGGATGAGCCGGCTCGGTCATGATCGCGTCGTTCAGGAGATACTCCCAATAGCCCGCGAAGGGCATGCGCGCGAGGACATGGCCGGCCGCGGCGTGCGTCCGCCCGCCGGCGCCGGCGATGACCACGGGACTTTCGGCCTTGAGGCTGCGGGAGGCGCCCAGCGGCAGCGCCGGGACGCCCAGCGGCTCGAGCGCCTGGACCAGGCCCAGGCCGGTCACCGAATCGGCGCCCAGGACATGCGCCGCGACGCGCCGGCCGTCGTTCAGGGTGAGCACCACCTCCTCGGCTTCGGTGATCAGGTACCCGATGGTCAGCACGAGGCCGTTCGGGCCGATGACGGCGCCGTTGCCGAGGCGCTCGGCGCCCAGGGTCGCCGCGGTGAACGCATCGGCGGGAATCCGCGCCTCGAGGGCGACGACCGCGGAGAGGGCGCGGTCCAGGTCGAACGAATAGCCCTTCGCGACAGGGCGCATCCGGGCCTCGACTTCATAGCCCTCGAATGGTGACGCCACGCCGGTCTCCTCCGCAGATCTATGAATCTGGGGCCGCCTGGAGATGGCGCAAGGGGTGGGCCGGGCGTTCGGCTCCGCCCGGGTCGGTACCAAGTTCGTGAAGAAGGAATGGTGGATGCGACAGGGATTGAACCTGTGACCCCCTCGGTGTGAATTCGCACAACGACGTTTTCGCCCGGCTTCACCGCGTAGCGCGCATCAGCCCATGCGGCCGCCGTTGCGAGGCATGGCGGCGACCGCCACCCGACGGCTGCCGCCCTGGCAGCTCGACGAGGTGTCACCGCCGCCGAGGCCTATTGTTCGCCGGCCGCGACGTCCATCGTCCAACCGAGGTGATGGCGCCAGTTGCATTGCCAGTGACGATCACGTTGACGCCTTCCGCGCGACCTCGGCCGCCGAAAGGCCATCCTCAAAGTCGAGACTGAGGGCGGCGAACACCTCGTTGGGTCCGAAGGGCATGGCCTTGGCCTGATTGAGCCAGACGACGCCGGCCGGCGCGGGCGATGCGGTTGAACCCGACGCAGGTTTCATGGCTGGCGGCCTCGCCCGTGCGCGCAGGCTCTGGCTCGCCGACGCCATCGCCGGGAGAACCGCCTTGGTTGGGCCGGCAAGGCTTGAACCGGCCGGCGATAGTGCTTCCCCGCGCCCTCCTGTCCGCTAAGAGTAGCGGCTTCTGCCCGCCATCCGGATGGGCGCGGCACGCGGGACATTCATGGCGCTGGTCAAGACGGACAAGATCACCAGCGGGGACGCGCCCGCAGCGCGAGTTCCTGCGCGCGCCCCGACGGCGCCCAAGCCGGTTGCGAGCCGCGGAAGCGCTGCGCCCCAGGAGAAGCTCTCGGAGCGGATCGCGGCCGCCACGGAGGAGCTCGCCGCGGGCCTCACGGAAGCCGCCGCCGCTGCCGAGGAGCTGCGACGCGCGATGGAGCAGATCGCCAGCGGCGCGGAGGAAGCCGCCGGCGGCGCCCAGGAGCAGCTCGCGGCGATCAGCGGCGTGCTGGCAAGCCTGGCTGCGGCGCGAGATCAGGCCGAGGTCTCCCGCACGCGCACGGAGAGTCTCCAGCTTGTGCTGGCGGAGACCGCCGGTCAGCTCACGGCGTCGGTGCGCGGGATCGAACGGAACGCCCAGCGGCAGGAAGCCTCGGTCGCGCAGATCGGGGAGCTGGAGCGGCGCGCCGAGGAAATCGGCGAGATCACCCGGACCGTGGCGCGTATCGCCGACCAGACGAACCTTCTCGCGCTCAATGCCGCTATCGAGGCGGCGCGCGCCGGGGACAACGGTCGAGGGTTCGCGGTGGTCGCCGAGGAGGTGCGGGCGCTGGCCGAGACCTCGGAGAAGAGCGCCAGCCAGGTCCAGGCGCTGGCGGAAACCATCCAGGGCGACGTGCGTGGCGTCGCTGAGCGCATCAAGGCGTCGGCTGCAACCGCGGCGGAGCAGGTGCAGGCCGGCGACACGGTCGTGACGGCGCTCGGCGCGATGCGCGAAGACATGGGGCGCCTGGCCGGAGCCAGCCAGGACACCCTGACCTCCGCCCTCGAGGCGGCGCGGGCCGCGGCGGAGGCGCAGCGGGGCGCCGAACAGGTCGCCAGCGCGGCCGAGGAACAGGCGGCCGGCGCCAACGAAGCGCAGGCGGCGATCCAGCAGCAGGCGGCATCCCTGGATCAGGGCCAGGCCGCCGCGCAGTCGCTCTCCGTCCTGGCCGAGGACCTTCGGTCTGGCCGTTCGGACGCGGCGGCGGCCGAGCAGATCGCCTCGGCCGCGGAGGAGCTGTCGGCGGCGATCCAGGAATTGTCCGGCGCGTCGACGCAGATCATGGCGGCCGTTGAGGAGATTGGCGCAAGCGCCACAGAGCAGGCCACCGCGACCCAGCAGGCGGCCGCGGCCCTCGTCCAAATCGAAAAGAGCGCCCAACTGGCCCAGGCCAACGCTTCTACGGCCAGCGCGCGCGTGGCGGCCGCGGACGCCGGTCTGCAGCAGAGCCGGCAGGCGATCGAAGGCCTGGTAAGCGGCGTGGAGGCGGCCCTCGCCGAAACCCGAGGAAGCCTCGCCACCATCACCCGGTTGGAGACCGTCGGCCGCAAGATCCAGGGAATTGTCGACGAGATCACCTTGGTGGCGGTGCAGACCAGCATGCTCGCCGTCAGCGGCTCGGTGGAGGCCGCAAGGGCGGGTTCGGCCGGACGCGGCTTCGCGGTCGTTTCCAGCGACGTGCGCACCCTGGCGCGGGAAGCGTCGGAAAGCGTCGGCCGCATCAAGGAGACCGTCACCGGCATCCTCGACCAGATCGGCGCCCTGCGCCGTGACCTCGAACAGATGATTGGCGCGGCGGAGCTCGAGATGGAGGCCAACCTGGCGATCGGCGTAGCGCTGGCCCGCCTCGAAGAGGACCTGACTCTCCTGAAGGCCGCCAACGGTTCGATCTCACAAGGCGCTGACGGCATTCTCAACGCCGCGACCCAGACGGCTGCCGGCGCCCGCCAGGTCGCCGCCGCGGCGGAACAGGCTGGGGCCGCGTCCCGCCAGGCCGCCACCGCCGCGACGCAGCAGTCCCAGGGTGCGGAGGACCTGGCTGCGGCGATCGAAGAGATCGCCTCCCTGGCGGAGGAACTGAAGGCGCAGCATGGCTGACCCGCGGGCGGCCGCCGCAGCGGAAGGGGACACACAGACGTTCCTGACCTTCCGCAGCGCCGGCGATCTCTACGCGCTGCGCGCGGACCAGGTGTCCGAGGTGATCCGCGTGCCTGCGGTGGCGCGGTTGCCGCACGGCCCGCGCAGCCTGTTGGGGCTCGCCAACCTGCGCGGCCAAGTGCTCCCGGTCGCCAGCCTCAACACCCTGCTTGGTCGGCCGGAGACCGTCGCGGCTGCGCTCCCGCGGGCCATCGTGCTCGACGGGGCCGCTCCGGTCGCCGTGGCCGTGGACGAGATCCGCGGCCTCGTGGCGGTCGATCCCAGCAAGATAGCAACGGACCAGGCCGCATCGGCGGCTGAGGCGGGGGAGGTTCTGACTGGAGCCTTCGACACACGCGGCGAAGGCGTGGCCAAGATCCTGGACCTACGGAGCCTGTTGGCGGCCGGTTTCGTCCCCAGGGCGCGGCCGGAGCGGGCCGTGTCATTGGTCGCCGATGGCCGCCGCGCGGCGGATGGCGCTGCGGATGACCGGCAGAAGCTCGTCACCTTCGAAGTGGCCGGCCAGGAGTACGCCCTGGCCCTGGGCAGCATCCGGGAAATCATCAACGCTCCCGCCAGCGTCGTCGCGATGCCGCGGAGTGAGGCGCTGGTGATGGGCGTCGTGCCTTACCGGGACTCCCTCCTTCCGGTCCTCTCGCTCCGCGGACTGCTCGGCCTGACCCAGCGCCCGGCCGCGACGTCGGACAAGGTGGTCGTGACGATCGTGGGCGGCGCCCTGGTGGGGCTGGTCGTCGACGATATCCGTGCGTTGATCTCGGCGGACTCGAGCCTTGTCGAGCCGACCCCTCCGCTGCTGGCGGCGCGCACTGGCGGGGAATCAAAGGTCAAGGCGATCTACCGCGGCGATTCCGGCCGGCGGCTGGTGTCGATCCTCGATGCAGGTCAGCTGTTCCGGGAGGACGTCATGGAACGACTTGGCAGAGGCGCACAGCCCGTGAAGACCGAGCAGGCCGGCGCCGTGGACGCCGCGACGATCCAGTTCCTGGTCTTCCGCCTGGGCGGCGACGAGTTCGGGCTCCCGATCGAGGTGATCGACGAGGTCGCCCGGGCGCCTGCGAAGGTGACGCGGGTCCCCAGGACCCCGAAGTTCCTCGAAGGCGTCATCAACCTTCGCGGCGAAGTGCTTCCGGTCATCGACCAGCGGCGACGCTTCGACATGCCGCCGGCGGCGGATCTGTCCGCCCGACGGCTGGTGGTCCTGCGCACGGATCGGCGTCGGGCGGGGGTGATCGTCGACGGCGTTTCGGAAGTGCTCAGCTGTGCGGCGACGTCGATCGAGGAGGCGCCCGACCTTGCCGGCGAGGCCACGCGGCTGGTTCACGGGGTTCTGAACCTCGAAGCCCAGAACCGCATGATCCTGCTGCTCGATCCGGTAGAGTTGCTCACCCGCGCTGAACGGGGCTTGCTTGACGCCTTCACGCCGGAGACCAGGCAGTCGGGCGCTTGATCCGGATCCTGTCAGTCGACGACTCGGCGCTGGTTCGCCGGCTGCTCGGCCAGGTGTTTGGAGCCGAGCCTGACTTCGAGGTGGCGTTCGCGCGGAACGGGCTGGAGGGAATAGAAAAGCTGCAGAGCTTCCAGCCGGACGTCGTGACCCTCGACATTCACATGCCGCAGATGGACGGCCTCGCCACGCTCGATCGGATCATGTTGGAGCGTCCCTGTCCCGTGATCATGGTGTCTTCGCTGACCGAAGAGGGGGCCGAGATCACGCTCGAGGCCCTGCGCCTGGGGGCCGTGGATTTCGTCGCCAAGCCGGGGGGGGCGGTCTCGTTGAAGCTCGACCGGTTCGGGCCGGAACTGGTGAGCAAGGTACGCGCCGCGGCCGGCGCTCGGATCCCGACCAGTCTCAGACTGGCCGACCGCGTGCGACACCGTCTGGGCGCACGGCTCGCGCCGACGCGCCGGTCCACCCCGTCCACCCCCAAGCTTGCGGCTGCGACCGGGCAGGGGCTGGTGGTCGTCGGGGTCTCCACAGGGGGTCCGCCGGCCCTCGAAGCGCTGTTGCGGCCGCTGACCGCCGACTTTCCGTGGCCGATCCTCATCGCCCAGCACATGCCCGCCACCTTCACCAGCTCGCTGGCGCGGCGGCTCGATGGCCTGTGCGCCCTGAAGGTTACGGAAATCAGCGAGCCGACAGCGCTGAAGGCCGGTACGGCCTACATTGGCCGTGGCGACGCCGACGTGGTGGTCGCGCGTCGGGGCGCCGTGCTCACTGCGGAGCCAGTGGCTTCCGATCAGGCGTACCCTTGGCACCCGAGCACGGACCGCCTGGTGCGCTCGGCCATGGAACACGTCGCGGCGCGGCAGCTCATCGGCGTGCTCATGACCGGCATGGGCGACGACGGAGCCCAGGCCATGGCCGCTCTCAGGGCGGCTGGCGGCCGCACAGTCGCCGAGTCGGAGGAGACGGCGATCGTCTGGGGCATGCCAGGCGAACTCGTGAAAGCAGGAGGTGCGGACTTCATCCTGCCGGTGCACAAGATCGCCGCTCGCCTCGAGAGCCTGACACCCTGACATGCCGCTGATCCGTAGGACCTCGCAATCACCCGAACCGGGCCAGGACGGCGCATCACCGTCGGACCTCTGCTCGGCGTCCGCGGAAGCGAGATGGGCCGCCGCCCGTCGTCTCGCCGCGCCGGAATGGGTTCCGGCGCTGGGCGAGGCGCTGGCCATCGAGCAAGACCCCCGGGCGCGCGAGGCGATCCTCACCAGCCTCGCCCGCGTGGCGAGCCCGGAGGCCGCCCGCCTGGTGGCCGGCTGCATCCGTTCCGACGACGCGACGATCCGCACGGGCGCGCTGGATGCGCTGCGAGCGATGCCGGAGGCCGCCGCAGCTGTGCTGCCCGCGCTGCTGGCGGACACCGACCCGGACGTTCGCCTTCTGGCTTGCGAGGTCGTGCGCGAGCAGCCTGCTGCAGAGGCCGCCCAACTGCTCACCGCGCTGCTCGCGCAGGAGGTGGAACCCAACGTCTGCGCCGCCGCCCTCGACGTCCTCGTGCAGGTCGGCGGACCGGAGATCCTGCCGGCGCTGGACGACTGCGCCCGCCGGTTCGCCGGTGAGCCGTTCCTGGCCTTCGCCATCAAAGTCGCCCGCGAACGCCTCGGCGAGAAGCCGGGCGGCTCGGTTGCCTGATCCCGCGCCCCTGAGCGAAGACGAGTTCGCTCGCCTGTCTGACTTCCTCTACCGGCGCACTGGCATGATCTTCGGGGAAGCCAAGCGCTACTATGTCCAGCGCCGGGTCAGCGAGCGCATCCAGGCCACCGGCGCCACCTCCTTTGCAAGCTATCTTGCCCGCTTGCGGAGCGACCTGAACGGCGAGATCGAGCAGTTCATCAACGCGTTCACGGTGAACGAGACCTATTTCTATCGGGAGGACCACCAGCTCCGCTGCCTGTCGTCCGACATGCTCGGCGAGCGCGTCGAAGGCCGCCCGCGCGGCGGCGCGATCCGCATCTGGTCGATCCCCTGCTCGACCGGGGAGGAGCCTTATTCGATCGCGCTTTGGCTGCTTGAGAACTGGCCCCAGGTCGACGCTTTCGACATCGAGATCGTCGGTTCGGACATCGACACCCGGGTGCTCCAGGCGGCCGAGGCGGGCGTGTTCGGGCGGCGCGCCCTGCAACGCCTCTCGCCGGAGCTGGTCTCCAGGTACTTCATCGCGTTGGGCGAGGACCGCTGGAGGATCATCGATGACCTGCGCGGTTCGGTGCGATTCACCCCCATCAACCTCGTGGATCCGGACGAGATGCGGCGGCACGGCCGCTTCGACGTCATCTTCTGCCGCAACGTCCTGATCTATTTCGATGACGCCTCGCGCCGCCTGGCGGCGGAAAATATCTTCGACAGCCTTGAGCCCGGCGGGTTCATCTGCCTGGGTCACACCGAGTCGATGAGCCGGATCTCGCCGCTGTTCGACGTGCGCCGCTTCGACGATGCAATCGTCTATCAAAGACCGAGGGAGGCCGCCCGTGCCTGACGCCCACAAGGTCCGCGTGCTGGTGATCGACGACGCCACCCTGGTGCGCCTGTACTACCGGGATGCCCTCGAACGAGCCGGCTACGAGGTCGACGAAGCCCTGAACGGCCTGGAGGCGCTCGAAAAGCTTTTGGTGGCTCCCGCTGATCTGCTGATCGTCGACGTGAACATGCCGCAGATGGACGGCCTCGCCTTCCTGAAGGTGCTCCGGCGGCAGGATCTGCCGGTGTCAGCGATCCCGGCCCTGATCAGCAGCACTGAAGCCGGTCCGCAGGACAAGGCCGCGGCGCGCGCGGCGGGGGCCAATTTCTACCTCGTAAAGCCACAGACTCCTGAAATCCTGGTCGAATACGTCGACTTGATGTGCGGGCGTCGTACGTGAACGAGTTCATCGAGCAGTTCCTGATTGAATGCCACGAGCTGGTCGAACAGGCGACCCACGACCTCCTGGCTTTGGAGGAGCGACCCGACGACCGCGAGCGCCTGGATGGGGCGTTCCGCGCTTTCCACACCCTCAAGGGCGCCGCCGGTATCGTCGAATTCGAGGCGATGGAGACCGCCTTGCACGCTGCAGAGGAAGTCCTCTCCAGCGCCCGCAGCGGCAAGGTCGCCGCGACGCCTGTTTTGATCAGCGACTGCCTCACATGCCTCGACCAGGTCGTCCAGTGGCTCGACGCCATGGAGATCACCGGCGAGCCCCCGGCGGACGCTGGACCGGTCGCAGAGGCCATCGCGAAGCGTTTCGGGCAGACCGATCCGACGCTTCGGGATCAGGAGCTCCCGGCGGAAGCCGAGATCGGGGCTCACGGGGACGACCTGCGTCCCGCTGCGTTCCAGATCCTGCGGGAGCAGATCGCCCTGCTCGAGGGCGCTGAGGTCGATGCACCCGCCGGGCGGACCGTGTCGGCCTTACGCGTCGCCGCGAACGTCCTGCGCAGCATCGGGCGTGGGGACGAGGCCGGCCAGCTCGACCATCTCGCTCTGCGTGAGGGAGTTCCAGATCCGGGCCTCGCCGTGGCGGCGATCCGCCCCCTGCTGGAGGGGCGGCTTGCGATCGCCGGGACCGAGGCCGCCGGCGGCCCGCGCGAACCCACGGAGCCCGCGGGCCGCGGCGTGCGGGTCGACGTCGAGCGGATCGACGCTTTGGTGTATCTCGCCGGCGAGCTGGGCGTCGCCAAGAATGCTCTCGCCCACGCCGCAAGCCAGGCGCGCGACGGCGCGGATGTGGCGGGATTGCTCAAGGACCAGTACGCCGTCCTCGACCGCCTCGTGGCGGAGTTGCAGCTGGCGGTCCTGCAGATACGCGTCCTTCCTCTGCGCCAGGTATTCCAGCGCTTCCCGCGACTTGTCAGGGAGATGGTTCTGTCCCTCGGCAAGCCGGCCCACCTCGTTACCGAAGGCGAGGGAACGGAGGCCGACAAGGCGATCGTC encodes:
- a CDS encoding HEAT repeat domain-containing protein, whose product is MPLIRRTSQSPEPGQDGASPSDLCSASAEARWAAARRLAAPEWVPALGEALAIEQDPRAREAILTSLARVASPEAARLVAGCIRSDDATIRTGALDALRAMPEAAAAVLPALLADTDPDVRLLACEVVREQPAAEAAQLLTALLAQEVEPNVCAAALDVLVQVGGPEILPALDDCARRFAGEPFLAFAIKVARERLGEKPGGSVA
- a CDS encoding chemotaxis protein CheA; this encodes MNEFIEQFLIECHELVEQATHDLLALEERPDDRERLDGAFRAFHTLKGAAGIVEFEAMETALHAAEEVLSSARSGKVAATPVLISDCLTCLDQVVQWLDAMEITGEPPADAGPVAEAIAKRFGQTDPTLRDQELPAEAEIGAHGDDLRPAAFQILREQIALLEGAEVDAPAGRTVSALRVAANVLRSIGRGDEAGQLDHLALREGVPDPGLAVAAIRPLLEGRLAIAGTEAAGGPREPTEPAGRGVRVDVERIDALVYLAGELGVAKNALAHAASQARDGADVAGLLKDQYAVLDRLVAELQLAVLQIRVLPLRQVFQRFPRLVREMVLSLGKPAHLVTEGEGTEADKAIVDNLFEPLLHVIRNAMDHGIERPEDRLAAGKPPSATIRLTAKRDGEHVSVAVSDDGGGIDIESVRRVALHRGLVDIESLAALSDAEVTELIFAPGFSTAGTVTNLSGRGVGMDAVRTAIERLGGRVALDSRAGQGTTVSFLLPFTLLISRVMTVEAGGQVFGIPLEAIVETVRVPRKAFSRIGAAQAFVLRDRTVPLVDLALALGEARGPRQGDANIVVASAGGHLAGLEVDRLGERLDVMLKPMEGLLSGTPGVAGTTLLGDGRVLIVLDLAELLQ
- a CDS encoding response regulator, with protein sequence MPDAHKVRVLVIDDATLVRLYYRDALERAGYEVDEALNGLEALEKLLVAPADLLIVDVNMPQMDGLAFLKVLRRQDLPVSAIPALISSTEAGPQDKAAARAAGANFYLVKPQTPEILVEYVDLMCGRRT
- a CDS encoding CheR family methyltransferase codes for the protein MPDPAPLSEDEFARLSDFLYRRTGMIFGEAKRYYVQRRVSERIQATGATSFASYLARLRSDLNGEIEQFINAFTVNETYFYREDHQLRCLSSDMLGERVEGRPRGGAIRIWSIPCSTGEEPYSIALWLLENWPQVDAFDIEIVGSDIDTRVLQAAEAGVFGRRALQRLSPELVSRYFIALGEDRWRIIDDLRGSVRFTPINLVDPDEMRRHGRFDVIFCRNVLIYFDDASRRLAAENIFDSLEPGGFICLGHTESMSRISPLFDVRRFDDAIVYQRPREAARA